The genomic segment GCAAGGTAAGTTAATCCTGCAATATGAGAAAGGAAATTATTGTTGAGTATGACAGGATGTTTGCCCCTCTTTCACTGCCTAGTTCCGGGTTTGGGTCGATGTTGcagccattcattttctaccCCTGCATACTAGCAATGTAGCATCAGTGGAGTCAcctattcagttttttgtcAATATATTGTCATGaactatttaaaaagaaaaaaatgctgaccCTCATTTGGCTTATTGGAGCGCTATCCCTTCTTATctactgccacctagtggaaTAGAATGGACATGTGCATTCCTCACAAAACATATGCAGCAAATAATTTTGGCTAGAATAAGTGAAATCTGGTCAGTAGCTAAGGGAACAACGGGCTATGCTAGACTCGATCACTTgcgtactaaaaaaaaaacaaataagttgAACCAAGCATTAGAATAGGGGCAATTTACTTGTCTGTTTTCATGgtaaaatgattaaatgcatcttttgttttgtatggcCTTTCAGGTAATTGCTGAAACCTAcctcaacataaaaaaaaaacctatgCAAACGTTCAAGTGTGGACCCAAGGCACTCTGCTCCTCACTCACTGGTGCTTTAATACGTCGTCTATACTACCAAGACCGTCTCCAAGACCAGCCTCTGTACTGGGActtgcatacacacacgcacacacacacaaacatgctgcAGTGATCATCATGAGCAGAATTCAAAGGAACCGGTTGTGTTTAAATGTCAATTGTTGTTGGATCCATCTTTTTTAGATAGCAGTCagaaatgaattaaaacaGCAAGCACACAACTTCTCTTTTGAGGAAGCAACTTCCTATATGACCCGTCCATTGATTTCTGCTCAGCCCTCactagcatgtttttttttttctttcttacatCTGACCTATGAAACAAGATGAGGAAATTCATGTTTTAAGTCCACACTGGATAACAACGTGCCGTTGCATTTGTAGCATAATGCTTTCGTGTCAGGATCCACCCAtctttacattaaaaaaaaaaagaaatctggcTGCTTTAAGCTCGCAGAGCTCTTAATTTCCTAACTGGATCAAAGCAATTCCGCGTTTCCTTTTCTCCTCGGTAACATCAGACTTTTAACATATCGGTGGAGATGACtgatgtctaaaaaaaaaaagcgtttaCTTCAACATCCGTTCATATCTGCCTTGTTCTGAAACATTGAAGGCCTGAACATGAATCGATATTCTGCTACACAATGGTGCTCCGTGTTCGCTCTCTGTGGCACTGCTGTCGAGTTAAGTGAAGCTAAATCCAGGTagataatacaaataataataatgacaggaaaaaaacaggcaCTGCATGTGTTTccgtatttattattattacatgtTTTTCTAAGTGGCACTACTTTGACAACTTCTCAAAGCAGGATGTTTTTAACCTCTTCTTACGATGAactttgtatatttatttgtgcTGCTGGGTGCTGCGGATGAACACCGAGGTTTTACGACTCTAAAatgcgtacacacacaaacaaacaaacacacacacacacacacacacacactgggaaAATCTTTTTACCGTTTGCAGCATCTAACTACTGGACTACTTCACacctttatttttgtgttgtcttttttgtgtttgtactgtgaaTATGATTAATTCTCTTGAGTGTACAGTTGTtagatttatatatttatgccccccctccccccttttctctttttttttttcctccctgaaATGTGTTGTACAATGCAATATAGTATGTGACTGTCAGAAAACAATGGTGCTAAATTTGGACCGTGCCTGATACTATTTATTCTTCCAGTGAAAAAgcatcccccccaaaaaaacaaaggcgaCACAGAGTGCTGTATacggggatttttttttgtaaattccCCTTTTTGGCCTTTAATTTCttctatttaatattgtatTGGAGTGTACAACACTTTTGGATAAACAACAttcagtgaaaacaaaaaaaaaaacactgttttgtacaaaaGCGCCAACGCAAAGCTATATTTAATATGTAATTATGTATGTTTAAATCTATAtatatgaggaaaaaaaaatctatcggTGCTGCATTGTGATTCCCACATTCAGTCTTCAGCCACCACATGACCTTAACAAACATGGCGGCACACAACGTGCCCAGGTGCTGTGGCGGAGCGACCACGACAGGATGTTTTcctgtactttttttgttgttttgttttcttaaactctgcaggaaaaaaacaaacagacggTGCTTCTCtttttaaacataaaattgaacaattaatggTGCAAACAAAGCGACGTGTCTTACAGATAAAGCCCGCTTGTAGATTTGGTGGGTACTGCCAGAGCCGCGCTTGTTTTGGAGTGTGTTCGTGACTCCTGTTTGATCGCGATTGCTGACTGGTGTGGTGGTGAACCGGTGGTCCGTAGACCACAGAAATAGAACCCAGGAATACTCAATGctcaaaaaaagtttgttggGCTTTTGGTGGAAATTAGGGGTTCCCCACCACATTGTAGTCTGTTTGTAACCAGCactgagtctttttttttggggttaaaTCATCGTGTCATTTCTGTCATGTCTCTGCGGTCTTACAGATTCCTGTCCTGTTTGTAGAAATGCTAGTCAGTCAAGACAGCTTGGTGCTACTTCACATAAAAAGAGGACGTTTGCAGCTCATCGTTCAAAAACCGTGACGCTTCTGCCATTGTTTCCCTCTCGCCGGGCAGCTTTTCAGGATGTGCAAGTGAGAACCTGCTTTTTAtcgcagctttttttttgtaactcaGCCAAACCAAAGGGATGGTGCTTGTTTCTATACCATTTCAAATTTGTTAGACATTCAAAGGGTGTCAgaattttgtcatgtttttgttttacaaataaagattaaaatatatattaaatgatGTATTTGACATTTATAAGCCGCCATTTTCCCAGTATGTGGGCTTCTTATAAGCTTATTAAACAAGCCAAGTAtagacaaaataatataagAAAAATTCAACTGGAATTTATTTTCGATTAGATTTTAATTTGGATAATTGTTTTCATCGTAGTACTCGTATCACCTTTAATTAAAACATCTAGCTGAAATGAACTAATTTTCCCTTTATTTGCTATCAGTCTGCTGCACCTCCCTAAGCAAATTTAAAATTAGtcatattcaaatattttggcggcaccattaaaaaaagacatcctTGTGCGTGAAAACAAATTTTgttctgtttattttggttATGCAAGACTGCTTCTAAATGACTGTCAAGGAATGATCACATTCCAGTAATTGGATGAAACATCACCATGCATGTGAATAGCCAACCATTGCTTCAGAGCAATCATACCAGCCAAACACGCTCTCAAATACAATTTGATCGGCTTTTATTATTCAACTCTAAACTAATTCCTGCCAAAGGTCTTAACTCAGGAACTTTTTCTCATGCATCTCCACACTAGGTCCCTTTCTACCTTCAATGACAATcttctattaaaaaaattaattaagcCGGCCTGTGGGCACTTTTTGGTTCTCACTGGCACATCCGTCAAACCTTAGAAAGCTCCGCGAGTTAGTGTAACGTCAAACTTAGAAATGGCGTCGACTTTTTCCACGTGGTGGTCCTGCACTTTtgtgtgttgactttttttgtggggtgGGAGCAGCTTGGAGGAGGTGCAATGATAGCAAAGCCCGGTTTGTCGTGGAATCGTGTGTTACTAAAGTGTGGTGACGGTGCTTTTATCCTAAGATGTAATCATGACAAATGGAAtatttgtgttgctttttcCCCAACCTCTGCATTTTATGaatagtaataaaaaaattcttatgatgtttgaattttgctctcacctttcttcttgttgtcTTCCTAACATCTTATTTCTTTTCTATGTATATGTCAATCCAGTGCAGAAAAATTCCCAAGGAAGTTAACAGGACTATTTCTGGTCTTGTCTAGTTCTGATTCTTTCATGAAATTTCCACTTGGGTGGTGTCCTCCTTCCATAGCACAGGGTCTTCTCAACATCAGCCACGACATTCTTCCAATTCTAAAATGAGCTATGCGATGAAGGATTGAGGTTGATGTGTCAAGAACGGACCTCCCAATGAGTCTCCTCGGAAGTCGGACCTTAGCCAAGGGATGTTGTTTACCACCTGTGCTCAAGATCACCAAAGGCCAGACTACGGTACATATATCATGTCGTGAATCCATATATGGAGTGTAGCTTCATAAAGTGATACATTTGTAATGGTTTCCAAGAATGAGCTTTGGCTGGATGTATTGGAACAGTCGACCTTGACTGTCTGCATAACTGCACTGCAGCTGTGAGATCATCAACACCTCCAAAGGAACAATGTGGGCATTTTTAGGAACTAAGCATTTCAAACCACATTTACGAAAAATAATCTTTAGGGCTTCTATTAGAAAGCTAAAAGCCGACTAGAACAGAACTTTTTGGGAGGGTGGTGGTGTTTTTAATTGGGACATGTTTTTCATTATAAAAAATTTTTCACtataatatacatttttcattataaaatagaatatattataattcttataaatatattaaatatatatatatacaaatatatattataattattaattatatattttataattataaaatatttaagaaaTAAGCATAATTCTTTGaagtattttaaaatttgaagtGTAATGAATCTGAATagatgtctattttttttattctagaAAGCTACAGTTGGCGAAAATAGCTGTCTGTCTACATCTTGTGTTCCCTTGTCCCATTGTAGGACACCTCCCATTCCCACAAGGACACGAGATCTTCCTATTTTGGCGAGGACAGGAGGTTTgtgggagaaagagagagagagagctccCACCCTCTTGTTACCTCAACACTTGATAACACTTGGATGCACATGCTGAtggcaaagtgtgtgtgtgacagcatGTCCCTCTACGTCTTCCGCCGGTGTCTGATGATCCTCTGTTGGATGGGCTGCTGCTCCTGCGCGGTCCTGCCAGACTCTTATGGATTGCTGCCGGAAGCCACCATGACAGGTCAGACTCACGTGATACTTTGTTAGGTATACCTGCATCATCTTAAgtgtatataaaaagtctacacaccccttttCAAATCCCAGGTTTTTAGGATATTGGAAACAAATAAGACCAAGATATTCCATCATAtcaaaatgatgtttttcACAATTGAAATTATTAAGTAAAAATCTTCTCAGGTAGCACCACTGCCCTCTTACCTGATTCATTGTCCTCGAGTTCCATTCAAGTTGCCTcaaaattattgttttgtatttgtagcTACAAAGAGGCCGGTGTCCGCCGAGGAGGCAGGAGAAAGGAGCCCGACCGTGTTGCCCACACGCTCCAGAGAAGCCTCCCTTGTCCCTCAGAGCAGCACAGCGTGCTTCCTGGAAGACGTGCTGGCCGCCTTGCGAGAGGCTCTCGAGGACGATGACCAGCTGACACCAGCCAGCGTTAACTTATTCGGCATGTGCGCGGCGTCTGGCGGTCTCGCAGTCTTGTTGGACCTGGCGAAGGGCGCAAAGAAGAAACAAGGAGGTGGACTGGAGCTCCTGCATCCCACTGaaggtaataaaaaaaaaaactgcagtcatcataaaatgtttattaactGAGTGGAGTCATATAAGTGAACACTTGTCAATATTTGCTCTCCTCAGTGTTTTTCGTGGAGGACGATGGGGAAGCACTGATGCTCAACCTTCGCATCCCGCAATCTACTTTGCTCCAAGACAAGTTGGTGCTGCTCTTGGCCTTGGAAAGTCCCATCAGTGGAGGCGAGTCAGACCAGATCACCTTCACCAGTCAATCTCTGCAGCCTAATGCACAGGTAGACCCCATTGCATTTGGGTAGAAGTTGTATGTCCAccatgtttctattttttattgatttattttttcatttgttgcaGATTGTGTGCATGTCAGAAAGAACGCAGTATATTCTCCTGACAGGTCCAGCATCCACGAGACAGCAAACATGGATGCTCTCCATTGACTCAAAAGACCCTAACATGAGTATGtcaatttctttctttgtgatttatcaaaccatgtctttttaaaattcataaataataatgatacaatacagaagtttttttttctgtgctctTGCTCATGCCCCAGAGAAAAGGATGAAAGAACTCCTTACAGGTGGAAATACAAGAAGAAGCAGGGTGACTCCAGTTCTTCTTTTCTCTCGTGAAGACGACATCAGGTtgtccccccgccccccttcgTTTTGTTTAGCTCTTAAAATGCAAACCATGATTCTGAAGTGTCAATTTCATATGTCAAAAGCACCCAAATTTCTGGCTCATCCCAGCCGCTTTCCTTCCTGTGTGAGCTACGCCGCTTCCTGAGTGACACCCTCCCTCAAAATCGTCCTGACGCCGCTCCGCTGAAACTGGACTCCCTGCAGGCCCCGCCCCCCATCACGCTGGATCCCTCCGCCAGCGAGTCCGTACTGGCGGAACTTCTCAACTCGACGGCCCCTACCATCTTCTCCTTCACAGGCTCCACGTATCAAGTCCACCGGGGGGAGCTGGCAATGCCCCCAGGTTTACTTGACGAGCTCAGGCACGGTTTGGAGCAGAACCTTGTGCAGATCAAGGAGGTTCTACGAGACAGGGAGAATGGCCAAAGGGACATCAAGAGGCTCCAGAGACTCTGGGAACTCTGCGCCTTTCCCATGGTGGACCCAGCATCAGGTAATTTGACCCTCCCCATGAGCACATGATACAAACTTATAACTGCTGATGTCTCTTACCACCTCCGAAGGAGAAAGCCAGTACTGCGCCTTCCTGCTATTGAAGGCCATGAAGACGGTTGGTCACGAGATGTTGCCCCAACTGCGCGCCACCCGTGCGGAGCCCAGCCCCACAGCCAGGCAAGCCACGTGCCGCCTGACAAGCCTCACCGTGTCCCTGGAGCGTTTCCTGGTCGGCCCCAACACTGCCAACATCAACAACTGCCACGGCCGCTGCGCCTTCCCGCTGATGAACACCGTAAACCACGCCGTGTTGCTCAACTCGCATATCGAGAGCGGCAATATCAACGAGCGCTCGCCGTGCTGCGTGCCGGTCACTTATGAGGCCCTGGAGGTGGTGGACTTGAACAAGCacggcacattttttttcacgcaTCCGGATATGGTAGCAAAGCAGTGTGGTTGTCGCTAACGCTAATATACACAAGCTGGTGTGCAAAGATCCACTTAACtcactttcttttatttactgtatatgtatttattcacaAATGACACCCCTGGTGCATAAAGGAACATGTCGCACTCCACTCAATATATCTATAATATACTctaatataaatacatacaagtaaGTCACATTTTAATCAATGATAGTATTAAGATGTCACAGTATTGTTTCACTGTCCTTTTTGCTAGGAAGTCTACAAAGTTAAAATCTCCATTTGTAGTCACTAAAACGCAGGGCCTTTTTAACCTTTTTCAACCGGAATGCATCATTGTTTAGCCGTTTTAGGTTTCAGGACCGCTTTACTCCCCATGGGCTTTTTCCGTCTCCTTATCGCTCCGAGTTCTTCTGATCCCCACCACGACATGAACTTGTCCCACAAGGAGATCTGGAAACATTGAAATGCTGTAAGTTCCATTTGTAGTTCCATAATGCTGCAATTCCGTATTTTATAAGCAGACCAATACCTGAGTTATTGAACCGTCTTGAATACTTCCGATGAAAGACCTTATCCCTGTCTCTTCTACAACCATGTCAACGGCATCTATGGAACATAAAAATATGTAACAAAACCTGCCATTTctaacaggggtgtgtagactttttatatccactgtatAAACAATGCATGACTGTAATACTTCAAGTATGTTACCCACTGTGAAATTGATGGACCCCTGCACCCACAAGCAGCACGACCAGTGCCACCACAAGGCAGCGGTTCATAGTGAAGCCCTTCCAAGGATTTGAAGCCTCGTTCAGATTTTGGATGCACAAAATCCTGTCATAGGACACTGAACAAGACGCCATTCATATTAAACGATCTTAAAAGCAGCATGTGATATCAAACAGTAGACGGTTTCACGTCAAGTCTTACTTCTTAATGCTTGTTAGTGAACTTGTTGCTTAACCTGCAAATGAGATAGAATATTTGTAGCGCTTTGAGCACACGTGTCTTAAAATAGGCTGCTGCAGTAGTTTCAATGAAGAAAGTCTTGTTTTAAAAGTCACATGAGAGGAACTGGAGTAACATACCTTGTGTAAAAAGCCTGCAGTTGTGTGTCCACACACAGTACACTTGTTGCTTGGGACGACTGTTCTGCACAGGGAGGGCAGAGGTGGCAAACACACCCTGCTTGTTGGTACCTTGATTGACAGGCGCAGATGAGAACCCCGTTTacaaggaggaggggggggggtcgtgaACAATGACACTATTTAGCCTCTAGGTGGAGACATTTTTCACCCGTAGACGTGTGCATAGTATGTATCGATGTCAATCAAACAAGAGAATCACACAGTAAATTTAATACGATGATTCTCAAGATAGCGTCCCTGAACAAATGGTGTTTCAATTCTTTCCAAAGTTGAGAGTTTTGTTTCTTCATAGGGAAAAAGGACAAATGTTTATAGTTGTATTGATGCGTTCATACTGTCAGGTGATGGAACTAAATTcctatatttattataatctAAAACTAAGTTACTAAAACCTAAATTGAAAGGCAaagacacacattttcaacaataaactaaaataaacGAGAGTGCTTCTAAAATGAGcactttgtaaaataaaattaactcTAAATATAATTATACAAAATtatacttcaaaataaaaaattaaagaaatagaaccatttttaaaactagAACCAATATGAAAAATCCACaaattgttaaaaatgtttgttctttgtttttttctgggggCGGGTTAGTAATCAACGCTCAGTTCACCTTTTAAGACAAGTCAAACCTAAATAATTCGTCACgtatcataaaaataaatagcttgATGTTTATCGTCTGATGTGTTTGATGATGTTCTCCCTTTTTGCGGCTTGCATGAATGTGGTCACAAGACATCGGACACTCCCCCTCCGCTAAACCCAGCGGCATCAGCCTGTTGGCCGCCTGTCAGTACCCCAAAGCGGCCAGAGTAGAGGTGGGAGGACGAGCGAGCGGCACACCAGTGTGGACGCAGTCCGGATGGTTAAATCGAACCTACAAACGATTTTGAATAGTCACTGCTTTgctagaaaaaaagagagacacTTATCCAACATGCCCGTCATCGAACAGACCAGTAATAAACCGGAAAGTGAaaggtatgttttttgttttttttgtgcatgtcGTCAAAGTTAAGCTAACGGGGCCTGGCGAAATGACGCCGTCTATTTCCTGGAGTGGCGCCACTCTACATCACAAATGTTAAAGCTCTATTGTAAAGTCTGACATAGGTCAAATCAATcgattaaaaataacaaactcTGCCCTCActttaaaatttaaatgtcTCATTTGAATATGATTCCCTAATGTGTTGACGTCAATGTCATGGCAATGCAAACAGCGTTAGCCTGTAGCTATAGCCTCAGTATGATTACGTCACAATACTGTTGTTTGGCCTTCTGTTATTCTGTtgatgtattttcattttgtttattaattGTTCTGCCCGAGAAATATACAGACACGACTTGTATACAgacatgtttccccccccccactgtgGTTAATCCCCTACAATGACCTGCTTGCTTAttttgtacagtatttttccatttgccaTGGAAGCTCATTAGCACACATTAAATCGCCGCCAGGGATTGATTTAATCTCTTTTTCAGCAGGAAGTTGATATAAGTGCATATCAAGTATCTGATGTTCTTATTGTCTTGTCCACTCGGTGTCAGGTGTTTTTGTCGTCAtcccgttttttttaattgacgtGGTGGGGGGGTGATTGGAAAAATTTTATACCCAGGTATAATTTGCATTGGTCTGATCGTGTCCATGGATGTTGTCTTTATGGTTTTCGCGTTGTTGTGAAAGACTCTTTGGAAATTTCCACTGCACTGCGACTGCttgggggaggaggaagaagaaggagggagggggtgatTTAGTGATGTCATATTAAAACATAGAGGCTTGTTATTCTTCTGTTGCACCCAGATCGTTTGTAAACACACCCTCATTTAATTCAGAGACTTGTGTGTCATGTTTTAACATGCAAACTAGCATAATAAATGCAATGCAAAAAGTAGAATTCAATTGTGTGATTGGAAAATGAGACTTTTGTAGCAGTCTTGTATGATCTCAGAAGCTTAAGCTGTCTAAacactgtaaaaataaataaatatatacatgcatttaaaataaacttgTGAATCCGAATTGGAATCTTGGCCCTGACCTGTAAAGGTTGCCCTATAACATTCTTAACTGTTATACAAGTGTTCGTATCCTTTGCGGCAAGTAATTCTCATTTGGATTTCACACCTCCGCTCCACATATAGCGCCCCGGCGTCATTTACGTAAGCGTGGACGAGACGCGGCGCTGCTTCTGTTCATCCGATAGCGTGCCAGCATTTAAcagcacacacgcatgcagcGACACGCACAGTGCATTTGTACTTGCGTGTCACAGCTCCAGGCAGAAACATGGCTGCCGTTTGTCCTCTGTCGCCATTAAGGCCAAGTTTGTGCCTCCACGAAAGCAGGCTAATGATTAAACAAACAGCTGCTATTTGCTTGTGTCAGCAGTCAGATGATCATGTCCGCCATGCCAAAACACGCATTAAAAGGGTAAATTGTACTTGAAGGtcaatggtaaaaaaaaaaagtttatttttattgattacTTTGCTGCCACACAATTGTAAatgcattcatattttttttaaatgtacttaaatatttatttatttatcggTCAATAAAATGACTGAATATACACAAAATATTGGACTAGAATATTACAAATGAAATCGTGTTAAAAATCCCAATCGTGcataaaatcaatattttcatacatataaataaaaacatgcaatttAATCAATacaatccaaataaaatgacttttttttttaattttagaaatataaatacaatataatacaacttgagcatgtttttgtgatgatTGTGCTAAAATGAGACGCTTAGTCAGAAGTTCCACAATGTGGTAACAAAAGcactccttccttcctgcccGTCCAAAGTTCCTCATCACACTCACGATATGGTCACTCATTAAAGTTTCTCGCCACCGATGAGTTACTAGGCAGTCGAATTGGCTGCCAAGTTGGTTCTTTAAATAAGGAGGAGCGTGTTGTCGGGAAACACAACCTCTGGAGAACTTGCCCAGCACGCATGGCTCCGTGTTCACACGCACTGGTGTTTTTCCACAGTATCTCCAATCCCAGGAGGTGCTCCCGCTGTTGCAGTAACCCGTGTCCGGGGCCTCTGTGGTGCTCCTGATGCCCCTCACCCACCCCTGAAGATCCCAGGTGGGCGAGGGAATGACCAGCGGGATCGCAATCTTTCAGCTAAGCTATTCTATTCCGTAAGTGCTTCTCGTGTTTTTTCTATCTCTGGTTCTCCCGCATTTAGAAATGTATCCACGTTTGTTGtggtcttttttccccctcgctCAGGATGCTCAGTTGCTGGTTCTCGAAGAGCCCGCCCCCGCCAACAGCAGAGTGCGCTTCCTGCTCTTTGAGCCGCGCTTTTCCGACGGCAAGAAGTGCGTTTGGAGGGCGGCGCTCAAAGCCGGCAACCTCTACATTGAAATCCCCCCGGGAGCTTTGCCCGAGGGCAGCAAAGACAGGTCAGTTGGAAAATTGGAAACCTCGCATGTTTGTCCCTGGCCTTTCTCCACACACTGATTCATTTTctcaattaataataaaatgtgtctttttgaGAGATGATGTCATTATGGCGCGTTTAACATTTGCACACCCAGTTTTGCTCTGGTGCTGGAGTTTGCCGAGGAGCAGCTGCAGGGCGAGCACGTGTTCATCTGTTTCCACAAGAGCCGTGACGATCGAGGTGAGGGATTAAGGCTTGTGGATTTCGCGCTGGACTCATGagctcatgttttgtttttgttctcccTCCTCAGCATCCCTGCTGCGCACATTCAGTTTCCTGGGCTTTGAGATTGTGAGACCGGGCCATCCCCTCGTCCCCGCCCGCCCCGACGCTTTCTTCATGGCTTACAGCATCGAGCGAGACTCATCCTCTGATgacgactaaaaaaaaaaaaatgcagtcgCTCACTTTCCTTTCTCATCCACTTCAACGTATCGTAATCAAAGAGTGCATATAGGTCTCCTTTAGTACCCCCGTGTAACAGCGTTTTACTTTCTGTGACGTCTAGTGATGACTTCCTGCTCACCCCTTCATCATTACCATCCTCATCATCCGCACAGGCTGATATTTATGATTAAATTTGAAACCACCGTACTCCTCCAGATAGATTGGTTATCATTGTAATTGTGAGTTGATTCTCCTGTTattgattgtgttgttttctatGTGTGCatgattttcatttgatgCTCTGATTCACTTGATAGAAATCTGCATGTTGAAACTGAACCGATTAAAAGTGCTCACGTTATACTCACCcaagtctcttttttttttttttttaacgtttgCAGCCTCAGTATACGACAGAGTGCCGCTGCTAACGGTGGGACGTTATCTCGATCTGTAAGTAGGAGGCGTAACAGCAAACTAAATCCACCTGCACGTAGCACGGCAGCCAACACGATAAGATATGGCACACAAACGGACATGTAATGCTGCTATTATATCATCCTTCATGATTTGAATCATAATCTGGATTTATGAGCACTCCCACAATGAATAACGTGCAGTTATGAAATAGTAATACTATAGGTGGCCTTTGAAAAAATGGCCTGCCAAAAATAagacattaaaaaacatttaaatgtttcaGAGAAATGACAAGCCCTGTGCAATTTCCTctttttgatttattgtttAAAACTAATATATTGATAAATATTTTGGACTCGAATGTCACATATAAATGTGCGCAGATTGAAGTGAAGCCAGCTGCTCATTGCATGAAAAGAGAAATCCCTCCTTTGTCGCGAAACGACTGCGTCACgtacataaacaaacaaacgtggCGGTTGTTTATAAAGCCACTCATCTGGCCTGCTCTTGTCCTCGAGGCCTCCTTCAGACTCCTTGAGGCCCGGCGACAATGATGCCACGACAGCTGTGCGGCCGGCGCGGGAGCATCATTAGCGTCGGAGACCTTTCACTCCAGCCCTTCATATGTTAAAACCCACGCAAGTAAACAGAGGGCgcaatttgtcatttaaaaggtAAACGTGGGCGGGAGAAAATATTACCATTAAATACTCACCATCTCTCTAAAAATAACCAACCATTAATGCTGAGATTACGTCATTGAACCTTAACGGCAACATTTTCCTAATGTATtaggaatattatttttaaatacacatcaTGAGCTGaatgcttgtcttgttttctttca from the Syngnathus acus chromosome 4, fSynAcu1.2, whole genome shotgun sequence genome contains:
- the amh gene encoding muellerian-inhibiting factor isoform X1, with translation MHMLMAKCVCDSMSLYVFRRCLMILCWMGCCSCAVLPDSYGLLPEATMTATKRPVSAEEAGERSPTVLPTRSREASLVPQSSTACFLEDVLAALREALEDDDQLTPASVNLFGMCAASGGLAVLLDLAKGAKKKQGGGLELLHPTEVFFVEDDGEALMLNLRIPQSTLLQDKLVLLLALESPISGGESDQITFTSQSLQPNAQIVCMSERTQYILLTGPASTRQQTWMLSIDSKDPNMKKRMKELLTGGNTRRSRVTPVLLFSREDDISTQISGSSQPLSFLCELRRFLSDTLPQNRPDAAPLKLDSLQAPPPITLDPSASESVLAELLNSTAPTIFSFTGSTYQVHRGELAMPPGLLDELRHGLEQNLVQIKEVLRDRENGQRDIKRLQRLWELCAFPMVDPASGESQYCAFLLLKAMKTVGHEMLPQLRATRAEPSPTARQATCRLTSLTVSLERFLVGPNTANINNCHGRCAFPLMNTVNHAVLLNSHIESGNINERSPCCVPVTYEALEVVDLNKHGTFFFTHPDMVAKQCGCR
- the amh gene encoding muellerian-inhibiting factor isoform X2, which encodes MSLYVFRRCLMILCWMGCCSCAVLPDSYGLLPEATMTATKRPVSAEEAGERSPTVLPTRSREASLVPQSSTACFLEDVLAALREALEDDDQLTPASVNLFGMCAASGGLAVLLDLAKGAKKKQGGGLELLHPTEVFFVEDDGEALMLNLRIPQSTLLQDKLVLLLALESPISGGESDQITFTSQSLQPNAQIVCMSERTQYILLTGPASTRQQTWMLSIDSKDPNMKKRMKELLTGGNTRRSRVTPVLLFSREDDISTQISGSSQPLSFLCELRRFLSDTLPQNRPDAAPLKLDSLQAPPPITLDPSASESVLAELLNSTAPTIFSFTGSTYQVHRGELAMPPGLLDELRHGLEQNLVQIKEVLRDRENGQRDIKRLQRLWELCAFPMVDPASGESQYCAFLLLKAMKTVGHEMLPQLRATRAEPSPTARQATCRLTSLTVSLERFLVGPNTANINNCHGRCAFPLMNTVNHAVLLNSHIESGNINERSPCCVPVTYEALEVVDLNKHGTFFFTHPDMVAKQCGCR
- the oaz1a gene encoding LOW QUALITY PROTEIN: ornithine decarboxylase antizyme 1a (The sequence of the model RefSeq protein was modified relative to this genomic sequence to represent the inferred CDS: deleted 1 base in 1 codon), which gives rise to MVKSNLQTILNSHCFARKKERHLSNMPVIEQTSNKPESESISNPRRCSRCCSNPCPGPLWCSDAPHPPLKIPGGRGNDQRDRNLSAKLFYSDAQLLVLEEPAPANSRVRFLLFEPRFSDGKKCVWRAALKAGNLYIEIPPGALPEGSKDSFALVLEFAEEQLQGEHVFICFHKSRDDRASLLRTFSFLGFEIVRPGHPLVPARPDAFFMAYSIERDSSSDDD